From the genome of Nicotiana sylvestris chromosome 2, ASM39365v2, whole genome shotgun sequence, one region includes:
- the LOC138884882 gene encoding uncharacterized protein, giving the protein MDVRGAIQLLTQIVATQAQRQGTSDVHGTGSSRSSEFLNMKPPVFTGSKKDEDPQNFIDEVQKIFRVINATDTEAAELVAYQLKDVANAWYETWEESRGEDADPATWKEFADVFLEHFLPIEVLEAKALEFERLK; this is encoded by the coding sequence ATGGATGTTAGGGGAGCTATCCAGTTGCTCACCCAGATTGTTGCTACTCAAGCTCAAAGGCAGGGAACAAGTGATGTTCATGGTACGGGTAGTTCCAGGTCTAGTGAATTCCTCAACATGAAACCTCCCGTCTTCACAGGGTCCAAAAAGGATGAGGATCCGCAAAACTTCATTGATGAGGTTCAGAAGATATTTCGAGTGATCAATGCTACGGACACTGAGGCAGCAGAGCTTGTTGCATACCAGCTAAAGGATGTAGCCAACGCTTGGTATGAAACCTGGGAAGAGTCCCGAGGGGAGGATGCGGATCCTGCGACTTGGAAGGAGTTTGCAGATGTGTTCCTTGAGCACTTTCTACCTATTGAGGTCTTGGAAGCTAAGGCTTTAGAGTTTGAGAGACTCAAATAG